From the Candidatus Methanosuratincola sp. genome, one window contains:
- a CDS encoding DNA topoisomerase IV subunit A, translated as MVKNKKPEQNLRPLESFDDSAKKLRQIFMNLASDIDASMPPVLRIPVRTASNTVYDEQRRILTLGERVSERRFNDISEVRSFMQTLLLARGIYEALQHDDHPTIRDLYYYTLHTIEGTNIETFNSQDESNNIFQDIEVMTGLLREQMGVVAESRGALVGEIVLESKGNKIDCSKFGIGAFNIPSLCDQIQIVSVDADYVLVVEKDAIFQRLNDYEFWRRNKCVLITGKGQADRATRRMVRRLNEEWGLPVYVLTDADPFGWYIYSTYRAGSISLSYESFRLACPEAKFLGLTMTDLDKYEVPKDHLIKANEMDIKRAKELLVRDPKTKKPRYPWFYDSKRWRQEIHLFLERRVKAEIEAKSSKGFRFLSDVYLPEKLASKDWIA; from the coding sequence TTGGTCAAGAACAAAAAACCCGAACAGAACTTGCGGCCGCTGGAGAGCTTCGACGACTCTGCCAAGAAGCTCCGCCAGATCTTCATGAACCTCGCATCCGACATAGACGCGTCAATGCCGCCTGTTCTCAGGATCCCTGTCAGGACCGCATCCAACACCGTTTACGACGAGCAACGCCGGATCCTGACGCTCGGTGAGCGGGTGAGCGAACGTAGGTTCAACGACATCAGCGAAGTGAGGTCGTTCATGCAGACGCTCCTCCTCGCAAGGGGCATATACGAGGCCCTACAGCACGATGATCACCCTACGATAAGGGATCTCTACTACTACACGCTCCACACGATAGAGGGCACAAACATCGAGACCTTCAACAGCCAGGACGAGTCCAACAACATATTCCAGGACATCGAGGTCATGACCGGGCTACTCCGCGAGCAGATGGGTGTTGTAGCGGAGTCCAGGGGCGCACTCGTCGGGGAGATCGTCTTGGAGTCGAAGGGGAACAAGATCGACTGCTCCAAATTCGGGATCGGCGCATTCAACATACCCTCGCTGTGCGACCAGATCCAGATAGTGAGCGTCGACGCCGACTACGTTTTGGTCGTCGAGAAGGACGCAATATTCCAGCGACTCAACGATTATGAGTTCTGGAGGAGGAACAAGTGCGTCCTCATCACGGGGAAGGGGCAGGCGGACAGGGCGACCAGGAGGATGGTGAGGCGCCTAAACGAAGAGTGGGGCCTTCCCGTCTACGTGCTGACCGACGCAGACCCGTTTGGGTGGTACATCTACTCGACATACAGGGCAGGCAGCATCAGCCTCTCCTACGAATCATTCCGGCTAGCCTGCCCCGAGGCAAAGTTCCTTGGCCTCACTATGACCGACCTCGATAAGTATGAGGTCCCGAAGGATCACCTCATAAAGGCGAACGAGATGGACATCAAGAGGGCCAAGGAGCTCCTCGTGAGGGATCCAAAGACAAAGAAGCCGAGGTACCCGTGGTTCTACGACTCGAAACGCTGGCGCCAGGAGATCCACCTCTTCCTAGAGCGGCGCGTGAAGGCCGAGATCGAGGCCAAGTCGTCCAAGGGATTCAGGTTCCTCTCTGACGTTTACCTTCCTGAGAAGCTGGCGAGCAAGGACTGGATAGCCTGA
- a CDS encoding UbiX family flavin prenyltransferase, which yields MKVIVGITGATGTIYGYRLLVRLKEHGVETATIISEYAAKILQMEDSKRVEDLEGFGEVYRSTDMMAPTASGSCRFDAMVIAPCTMKTLAEIANGLSSNLISRTADVALKERRKLILVTRETPLSLIHIENMLKVTSAGAVVLPASPGFYHKPKTIEGLVDHVVGKVLDQLGIEHELFRRWGAGEER from the coding sequence ATGAAGGTAATAGTCGGTATAACCGGCGCGACAGGGACCATCTACGGTTACAGGCTCCTTGTGAGGCTGAAGGAACATGGTGTTGAAACTGCGACAATAATCTCGGAGTATGCGGCAAAGATACTCCAGATGGAGGACTCAAAGCGTGTGGAGGATCTTGAAGGGTTCGGAGAGGTGTACAGGAGCACAGACATGATGGCCCCGACTGCCAGCGGCAGCTGCAGGTTCGATGCGATGGTAATCGCCCCTTGCACAATGAAGACTCTCGCAGAGATAGCCAACGGGTTGTCTTCCAACCTGATCTCGAGGACAGCGGATGTTGCGCTCAAGGAGAGGAGGAAGCTGATACTCGTGACGAGGGAAACGCCCCTCAGCCTCATCCACATAGAAAACATGTTGAAGGTCACATCGGCAGGCGCGGTAGTGCTCCCAGCCTCGCCCGGATTCTACCACAAACCAAAGACGATCGAAGGCCTCGTGGACCATGTGGTAGGGAAGGTGCTGGATCAGCTCGGCATAGAGCACGAACTGTTCAGGAGGTGGGGGGCCGGCGAAGAGCGCTAA
- a CDS encoding Lrp/AsnC ligand binding domain-containing protein, translating into MVGVIAYMLLVTDTGKEYEIINEIKKLKGVTECRAVYGEYDVFVRFEVDDLNALDEIVTMIRRIPGSIQSTTLVGSP; encoded by the coding sequence ATGGTGGGCGTGATCGCATACATGCTCCTTGTGACCGACACGGGCAAGGAGTACGAGATAATAAACGAGATAAAGAAACTGAAGGGCGTGACGGAATGCAGGGCAGTTTATGGTGAGTACGACGTCTTCGTCAGGTTTGAGGTCGACGACCTTAACGCGCTCGATGAGATAGTGACCATGATTAGGAGAATCCCAGGATCAATACAGTCAACCACCCTTGTGGGGTCGCCTTAG
- a CDS encoding cytochrome c biogenesis protein CcdA: MDLFQIAFAFSLGFASAATPCVLPLVPGYLAFVFGSERFDIVKGSLVVYSGIMVGGTAIAALVGFAGEALGGRWFLVAAAVIISLLIIDSVFTHRLRPVSAGFLAGRRGVMAGFLFGMLIMFIASPCILPLLAALSVYALTVDELASRLALLVAYAAGLGIPFVIMGAFARAGRRLMRASRWTKAVQIIVLFATLAWIVWSLLAA, from the coding sequence ATGGACCTGTTCCAGATCGCATTTGCATTCTCACTCGGTTTTGCGAGTGCTGCCACGCCGTGCGTCTTGCCCCTAGTGCCCGGCTACCTCGCATTTGTATTTGGTTCGGAGAGGTTCGACATCGTGAAGGGATCACTAGTCGTATACTCTGGCATCATGGTGGGCGGTACAGCCATAGCAGCGCTGGTCGGGTTTGCAGGCGAAGCGCTGGGTGGCAGGTGGTTCCTCGTTGCCGCAGCGGTCATCATCTCTCTGTTGATAATAGACTCGGTTTTCACCCACAGGCTCAGGCCAGTATCGGCCGGGTTCTTGGCGGGCAGAAGAGGGGTGATGGCAGGCTTTCTGTTCGGCATGCTCATAATGTTTATCGCCTCGCCATGCATCCTACCCCTGCTGGCTGCCCTATCGGTATACGCACTAACGGTCGATGAGCTTGCATCGAGGCTCGCGCTTTTGGTGGCATATGCAGCCGGTCTTGGGATACCCTTCGTCATAATGGGGGCATTTGCCAGGGCAGGGAGGAGGTTGATGAGGGCCTCCAGGTGGACGAAGGCGGTGCAGATAATCGTACTTTTTGCGACCCTCGCATGGATCGTCTGGTCTCTCCTCGCCGCCTAA
- a CDS encoding thioredoxin family protein: MRKRNAIILAAAALIFALVAATATVLLAPRPGFPGAKAILDHPQINDSVSSGRGTVVYFSAPSCPVCMLQDVSMDAVHSEYGEQLNFVYLKYSQELATVFRDWSVIKVPTTVFIDREGLVVSRFDGAYLDAEGLKKEIERIR; the protein is encoded by the coding sequence TTGAGGAAGAGGAACGCAATAATTCTGGCCGCCGCAGCGCTGATCTTCGCTCTGGTGGCGGCTACGGCGACGGTTTTGCTAGCGCCGAGGCCCGGATTCCCAGGGGCAAAAGCGATTCTTGACCACCCCCAGATAAACGACTCGGTTTCGAGCGGCAGGGGGACGGTGGTATATTTCTCTGCGCCCAGCTGCCCTGTGTGCATGCTCCAGGATGTTTCAATGGACGCCGTGCACTCGGAGTACGGCGAGCAGCTGAACTTCGTCTACCTGAAGTACTCCCAGGAGTTGGCTACGGTATTCAGGGACTGGTCGGTCATTAAAGTCCCAACAACAGTCTTCATAGACAGGGAAGGGCTGGTAGTGAGCAGGTTTGATGGAGCCTATTTAGACGCCGAGGGTCTGAAGAAGGAGATTGAGAGGATAAGGTAA
- a CDS encoding tryptophan--tRNA ligase — MENSDSIVTPWEVRGEVDYRELIEKFGVDPLTTEIVERLRRHAGGLHVLLRRGMFFSHRELNEWIDSYEKGVKVVLYTGRGPSGNTHLGHLIPWLFTKYLQDAFRCDLYFQITDDEKFLFNPDLSTEQVAEYTKENLLDVIAVGFDPERTKIFTNLTYSKPLYNMAVRIAKHVTFSTAKATFGFSESSNIGMIFFPAMQAAPCFIHQYLTSEDAHVLIPCAIDQEPYWRISRDVAPKLGYRKPAGVYSKFIPGLGSGGKMSASLPDTAIFLSDTKEEAVRKVKNAFTGGQPTIREQKEMGGNPDVCVVYSYLYSLFDDDDKAVAETYASCRSGGLICGECKERLARKVAGFLEDHKTRREKAKDLVDKFLIRE; from the coding sequence ATGGAGAACTCGGATTCGATCGTGACCCCTTGGGAAGTGAGGGGCGAGGTCGACTACAGGGAGCTCATAGAGAAATTTGGGGTGGACCCCCTGACCACGGAGATCGTCGAAAGGCTGAGGAGACATGCGGGCGGACTCCACGTGCTGCTGAGGAGGGGGATGTTCTTCTCGCACAGGGAGCTCAACGAATGGATCGACTCCTACGAGAAGGGCGTAAAGGTCGTCCTGTATACCGGCAGGGGGCCGTCGGGCAACACCCACCTGGGGCACCTCATACCTTGGCTCTTCACCAAGTACTTGCAGGACGCCTTCAGGTGCGACCTATACTTCCAAATAACCGACGACGAGAAGTTCCTCTTCAACCCGGATTTGTCGACCGAGCAGGTGGCGGAGTACACGAAGGAGAACCTCCTTGACGTGATAGCCGTCGGGTTCGACCCGGAGAGGACCAAGATATTCACAAACCTAACGTACTCAAAGCCGCTGTACAACATGGCGGTCAGGATCGCCAAGCACGTCACCTTTTCCACAGCCAAGGCTACATTCGGGTTCTCGGAGAGCTCGAACATAGGGATGATATTCTTCCCAGCCATGCAGGCTGCGCCCTGTTTCATCCACCAGTACCTGACGTCGGAGGACGCCCATGTGCTCATACCGTGCGCGATTGACCAGGAGCCCTACTGGAGGATCTCCAGGGACGTCGCGCCAAAGCTGGGATACAGGAAGCCCGCAGGGGTCTACAGCAAGTTCATACCCGGGCTCGGCAGCGGGGGCAAGATGAGCGCCAGCCTCCCGGACACGGCGATCTTCCTCTCGGACACAAAGGAGGAGGCGGTGAGAAAGGTAAAGAATGCTTTCACGGGAGGGCAGCCTACGATAAGGGAACAGAAGGAGATGGGAGGCAACCCGGATGTCTGCGTCGTCTACAGCTACCTCTACAGCCTCTTCGACGATGACGACAAGGCTGTGGCTGAGACGTACGCTTCATGCAGGTCAGGAGGGCTGATCTGCGGGGAGTGCAAGGAGAGGCTGGCAAGGAAGGTGGCAGGATTCCTCGAGGACCACAAAACTCGGAGGGAAAAGGCAAAGGATCTTGTGGATAAGTTCCTGATCAGGGAGTAG
- a CDS encoding histidinol phosphate phosphatase domain-containing protein — protein MDRRICDFHMHSFYSDGDLLPSEIARRTRVLGNRLIAITDHADASNLEWVVNAIRRASAEVSRHIEDFDLVPGVELTHVPPASIPELAREAKRLGAKVVVVHGETLVEPVEAGTNRAACGCTDVDILAHPGLVAEEEVLMAKENGVFLELSYRGGHCLGNGRVARLAMEAGAALLVNSDAHTVGDHLTPELSLAVARGAGLSEEDAEKVVFRNPDELIKRF, from the coding sequence ATGGACAGGCGGATCTGCGATTTCCACATGCACTCGTTCTACAGCGACGGTGACCTGCTCCCGTCTGAGATAGCGAGGCGGACTAGGGTGTTGGGGAACAGGCTTATAGCAATAACTGACCACGCCGACGCCTCCAATCTCGAATGGGTGGTCAACGCAATCCGGCGAGCATCTGCGGAGGTCTCTAGGCATATAGAAGATTTCGATCTAGTGCCCGGCGTCGAGCTCACCCACGTCCCCCCCGCGAGCATACCCGAACTGGCTCGGGAAGCGAAACGCCTTGGCGCGAAGGTCGTCGTTGTACACGGCGAGACTCTCGTTGAGCCCGTGGAGGCTGGGACAAACAGGGCTGCGTGCGGATGTACCGACGTTGACATCCTCGCACATCCCGGGCTCGTCGCCGAGGAGGAGGTTCTGATGGCAAAGGAGAACGGCGTCTTCCTCGAGCTGTCGTACCGAGGGGGGCACTGCCTGGGGAACGGCCGCGTGGCAAGGCTGGCGATGGAGGCGGGTGCGGCACTCCTAGTCAATTCTGACGCGCACACGGTCGGTGACCACCTCACGCCGGAGCTGTCCTTGGCCGTCGCGCGCGGTGCCGGGCTTTCGGAAGAGGATGCCGAAAAGGTGGTATTCAGGAACCCAGATGAGTTGATAAAGAGGTTCTAA
- the pscS gene encoding O-phospho-L-seryl-tRNA:Cys-tRNA synthase has product MKIPRKRLDKYRNLKRDFSEEDHVNLQPIQRGGVLSEEAMRAIIEFGDGYSTCDWCPPKSARLDMIERPPIKDFYVDLAEFLGMDTARVVTRCREAKFIAFRMLGQPGDCVVVDGLAHYSTYIAAELAGLRVKEVPVGGAPQYKVDLDAYAAKIEEVKSETGRLPAAVLLTHVDYQYGNVNAAEVVGRIAQDYGVPFVLNCAYSAGVMPVDGRKVHADVITGSGHKSWAASAPTGILALAKSLEEKLLSRPSVQGDLTGRRFVSKELALLGCTVMGAPLLTLIASFPTVVERVERWDEEVEKTRFLVGELERIQGVKQIGERPKRHTLTHFETEPFFRVSQSHKRKGYFLYDELAARKIVGIQPGLTKHFKLNTYGLTWDQVRYVAGAFLEIAEKYGLEVS; this is encoded by the coding sequence TTGAAGATACCAAGAAAGAGGCTCGACAAGTACAGGAACCTGAAGAGGGACTTCTCCGAGGAGGACCACGTGAACCTCCAGCCCATCCAGAGGGGAGGGGTCCTCAGCGAGGAGGCGATGAGGGCGATAATCGAGTTTGGGGACGGCTATTCGACCTGCGACTGGTGCCCTCCAAAGTCGGCCCGGCTCGACATGATAGAGAGGCCGCCGATCAAGGACTTTTACGTCGACCTGGCTGAGTTCCTCGGCATGGACACAGCGAGGGTGGTGACGCGCTGTAGGGAAGCAAAGTTCATTGCCTTCCGGATGCTCGGTCAGCCCGGGGACTGCGTCGTGGTGGACGGGCTGGCACACTACTCGACTTACATCGCCGCTGAGTTGGCAGGGCTGAGGGTCAAGGAAGTCCCCGTCGGGGGGGCGCCCCAGTACAAGGTCGACCTCGACGCCTACGCGGCGAAGATCGAGGAAGTGAAGTCGGAGACGGGGAGGCTGCCGGCGGCGGTGCTCCTGACGCACGTTGACTACCAGTACGGCAACGTCAATGCCGCAGAGGTCGTCGGAAGGATAGCCCAGGACTACGGTGTTCCGTTCGTACTCAACTGCGCTTACAGCGCAGGTGTGATGCCGGTAGACGGGAGGAAGGTCCACGCCGACGTAATAACCGGAAGCGGGCACAAGAGCTGGGCTGCGAGCGCCCCCACGGGCATACTCGCACTCGCGAAGAGCCTCGAGGAGAAGCTCCTTAGCAGGCCGTCAGTCCAGGGCGACCTCACGGGCAGGAGATTCGTCTCGAAGGAGCTGGCCCTGCTCGGGTGCACCGTGATGGGCGCGCCGCTGCTGACCCTGATAGCGTCCTTCCCCACGGTCGTCGAGAGGGTCGAGAGGTGGGACGAGGAGGTCGAGAAGACCAGGTTCCTCGTGGGGGAGCTCGAGCGCATTCAGGGGGTAAAGCAGATCGGGGAGCGCCCGAAGAGACACACGCTAACCCACTTTGAGACCGAGCCCTTCTTCAGGGTCTCCCAGAGCCACAAGCGGAAGGGGTACTTCCTTTACGACGAGCTGGCAGCAAGGAAGATCGTTGGGATACAGCCCGGCCTGACAAAGCACTTCAAGCTCAACACCTACGGGCTCACCTGGGACCAAGTAAGGTATGTGGCGGGGGCATTTCTTGAGATCGCCGAGAAGTACGGGCTAGAAGTGAGTTAG
- a CDS encoding HesA/MoeB/ThiF family protein — MELKESERIRYSRQTLIKGWGEAAQLRLKASKVAVIGVGGLGSPASLYLAAAGVGYIRLIDCDVVDLSNLNRQVLHWSSDLGRPKVESAAMKLSQLNPEIAVDPVNEALTIDNVTELLKGIDVVVDGLDNLKSRFLVNQTCVDLRVPYVYGAVYGMEGFLTTIVPGRGPCLRCVYPSAPAAAETFPVLGTAPGVIGSLEAAEALKLITGHGRPAVGRLIVYDGELMRFDEIAIKKDERCPTCSGQRPTQ; from the coding sequence ATGGAACTCAAGGAAAGCGAAAGAATCCGGTACAGCAGACAGACCCTGATTAAGGGATGGGGCGAGGCGGCCCAGCTGAGGCTGAAGGCATCAAAGGTCGCTGTAATAGGTGTCGGCGGTCTTGGGAGCCCCGCTTCTCTCTACCTGGCTGCGGCAGGCGTCGGCTACATACGCCTGATCGACTGCGACGTGGTCGATCTCTCCAACCTCAACAGGCAGGTCCTCCACTGGAGCAGCGACCTCGGAAGGCCAAAGGTCGAGTCTGCGGCGATGAAGTTAAGCCAGCTCAACCCCGAGATAGCGGTAGACCCGGTAAACGAAGCCCTCACCATTGACAACGTGACCGAGCTGCTGAAGGGCATTGATGTGGTCGTAGACGGCCTCGACAACCTCAAGTCCCGGTTCCTAGTCAATCAGACTTGTGTGGATCTGCGGGTTCCGTACGTCTACGGGGCAGTCTACGGGATGGAGGGGTTCCTGACCACCATCGTTCCCGGTAGGGGTCCGTGCCTCAGGTGCGTATACCCCTCGGCACCGGCTGCCGCCGAGACCTTCCCGGTGCTCGGTACAGCGCCCGGCGTGATAGGATCCCTGGAGGCAGCCGAAGCCCTAAAGCTGATAACCGGTCATGGTAGACCTGCGGTCGGGCGACTGATAGTGTACGACGGCGAGCTCATGCGCTTCGACGAGATCGCAATAAAAAAGGATGAGAGGTGCCCTACCTGTTCAGGGCAGAGGCCTACTCAATGA
- a CDS encoding adenosine-specific kinase has product MDIKLVQVSTPSESNIVIGQTHFIKSIEDLYEVMATHASSAEFGIAFSEASGPCLIRHDGNCEELERAAADICMGIGAGHVFVLIMRKAYPISVLNAIKSVQEVCNVFCATANPLWVVVAEAEGKRGVLGVIDGDAPKGVESDAERESRKAFLRRIGYKR; this is encoded by the coding sequence ATGGATATTAAACTGGTCCAGGTTAGCACACCGTCTGAATCCAATATAGTGATAGGCCAGACACACTTCATAAAGAGCATTGAGGATCTCTACGAGGTTATGGCGACACACGCTTCCAGTGCGGAGTTCGGGATCGCATTTTCCGAGGCTTCCGGACCATGCCTGATAAGGCACGACGGGAACTGCGAGGAGCTAGAGAGGGCCGCTGCAGACATATGCATGGGGATAGGCGCAGGGCACGTATTCGTTTTGATCATGAGGAAGGCGTACCCGATAAGCGTGCTGAATGCCATAAAATCGGTCCAAGAGGTGTGCAATGTGTTTTGCGCCACCGCGAACCCCCTCTGGGTGGTCGTTGCCGAGGCGGAGGGCAAGCGGGGAGTGCTGGGCGTGATAGACGGCGATGCCCCCAAAGGCGTGGAGTCGGACGCCGAAAGGGAGAGCAGGAAGGCATTTCTCAGAAGAATAGGCTACAAGCGGTGA